In Nitratiruptor sp. YY09-18, a single window of DNA contains:
- a CDS encoding VWA domain-containing protein, producing MSFLYPWVLWLIVPALLLLLLSKEPKFAQIFNPKIIIEAKSMNPSWLPLILVLVIIALARPVINKPLAASKSATPLFIALDFSASMQAQDIKPNRLQKAKDIASKLIERSPSPTSILIFTSNPLIIAPPTTDKEALLQILQSIDEKGILTKGTDFGKLLEFIGKFAGKKNLVILSDGGEFSDPQVLQEYAKQHNITIFSIGVATKEGALIPTKNGYLKYEGKLVISRLNPAFTKLGTYLEPDEAEKVFDLIESRLQKTTTKKQVELYFVPLFVAFLLYIWFATTLFDTIKKLPFFVLLAVTLHAGVVEEFALQKGYKELEMGHYKRALEYLQKSKTFESRFLQGVALCKLGKIRRAIEIFRHLHTTDTNIKAKIYYNLGYCYEKMRKFEDALQSYIHAYQLRQEPKTMQKIEQLVFKKNQKKLLLPFSKQKQVAKRGNNSKNGGKSAGSANVNIAVQSGAAKGGKKQKGGALSKRGETMPMSSKVYELINRGYIDEKRPW from the coding sequence ATGAGTTTTCTCTATCCCTGGGTTTTGTGGCTCATTGTTCCAGCATTGTTGCTGCTACTACTTAGCAAAGAGCCAAAATTTGCGCAAATCTTCAATCCAAAGATAATTATAGAAGCAAAGAGTATGAATCCTTCTTGGCTTCCCTTGATTTTGGTTCTTGTAATTATCGCTTTAGCTAGACCTGTTATCAACAAGCCGCTTGCTGCAAGTAAAAGTGCTACACCACTCTTTATAGCACTAGATTTTTCAGCCTCTATGCAAGCACAAGATATCAAGCCAAATAGACTCCAAAAAGCTAAAGATATAGCAAGCAAGCTTATTGAGCGCTCACCATCTCCAACGTCAATCCTCATCTTTACCTCCAATCCTCTCATCATAGCTCCTCCTACAACTGACAAAGAGGCACTGCTGCAGATATTGCAAAGTATTGATGAGAAGGGAATACTCACCAAAGGGACAGACTTTGGTAAACTTTTGGAGTTTATAGGCAAGTTTGCAGGCAAGAAAAATCTTGTTATATTGAGTGACGGGGGAGAGTTTAGCGATCCGCAAGTGCTGCAAGAATATGCAAAGCAGCATAACATTACCATATTTAGCATAGGAGTTGCTACAAAAGAGGGTGCACTCATTCCTACAAAAAATGGCTATCTAAAATATGAAGGAAAGCTCGTTATCTCAAGACTCAACCCAGCATTTACAAAGCTTGGAACCTACTTAGAGCCAGATGAAGCAGAGAAGGTATTCGATCTCATAGAGAGCAGACTACAAAAAACGACTACCAAAAAGCAGGTAGAGCTCTATTTTGTTCCACTCTTTGTTGCCTTCTTGCTCTATATCTGGTTTGCTACGACACTCTTTGATACAATCAAGAAATTGCCATTTTTTGTTTTGTTAGCTGTCACGCTGCATGCAGGAGTTGTAGAGGAGTTTGCCTTGCAAAAAGGATACAAAGAGCTTGAGATGGGGCATTATAAAAGAGCGCTAGAGTATCTGCAAAAGAGTAAAACATTTGAGAGTCGCTTCTTGCAAGGGGTGGCATTGTGTAAATTAGGTAAGATTAGAAGAGCTATTGAGATTTTTCGCCATCTCCACACAACAGATACGAATATAAAAGCCAAAATATACTACAATCTTGGATATTGCTATGAAAAGATGCGTAAATTTGAAGATGCTCTTCAAAGCTACATACATGCATATCAGTTGCGCCAAGAGCCAAAAACTATGCAAAAAATAGAGCAGCTTGTGTTTAAAAAAAACCAAAAGAAGCTCTTGCTCCCCTTTAGTAAGCAAAAGCAGGTGGCAAAAAGGGGTAATAATAGTAAGAATGGTGGTAAGAGTGCTGGGAGTGCCAATGTGAATATCGCTGTACAAAGTGGCGCGGCAAAGGGTGGCAAGAAACAAAAGGGAGGAGCTTTGAGTAAGAGAGGTGAGACTATGCCAATGAGTTCCAAGGTATATGAGTTGATCAATAGAGGATATATAGATGAGAAGCGTCCTTGGTAG
- a CDS encoding VWA domain-containing protein translates to MHVAFLYPPAFVLLVLLVCFVRCKREQLRIYFARTDLLPPSFIRRDLLPLFIAFLFVLALAGPIGYSSMGVSDHKGRDLVIAIDASGSMGGDFGKESKFDTLKKMVRAFLTHRYDDNVGIVAFGTFAYPAAPITFDLRALQFVLNYLDLSLAGNNTAIGDAIMQAVKMLKKSHAKKKAILLFTDGMQNSGRVSIKQAVAAAKKIGAKIYTVGIGDEYDAKLLERIAKESGGKSFSAKDPDALKEVLSDIDKLEASKLRSKNYIDMQPLFLGVIAFLALMLLYQIKRYL, encoded by the coding sequence ATGCATGTAGCCTTCTTGTATCCTCCAGCCTTTGTGCTATTGGTGCTTCTTGTCTGTTTTGTGCGCTGCAAAAGGGAGCAGCTGCGCATATACTTCGCCCGCACCGATCTTCTTCCTCCTTCATTTATACGCAGAGATCTTTTGCCTCTGTTTATTGCATTTTTATTTGTATTAGCACTAGCTGGACCAATTGGCTATAGCAGCATGGGTGTGAGTGATCACAAAGGAAGAGATCTCGTCATCGCAATAGATGCAAGCGGGTCGATGGGTGGAGATTTTGGTAAAGAGAGCAAATTTGATACTCTCAAAAAGATGGTAAGAGCATTTTTAACACACCGCTATGATGATAATGTTGGTATAGTAGCCTTTGGGACATTTGCCTATCCAGCAGCTCCTATTACATTTGATTTGCGCGCTTTGCAATTTGTACTCAATTATCTTGATCTTTCACTTGCTGGCAATAACACAGCTATCGGAGATGCTATTATGCAAGCAGTAAAGATGCTCAAAAAAAGCCATGCCAAAAAAAAGGCGATACTGCTCTTTACTGATGGGATGCAAAATAGCGGAAGAGTCTCCATCAAGCAAGCTGTAGCTGCAGCCAAAAAGATAGGTGCGAAGATCTATACAGTTGGCATAGGCGATGAGTATGATGCAAAGCTCTTAGAGCGCATTGCCAAGGAGAGCGGAGGAAAGAGTTTTAGTGCTAAAGATCCTGATGCGCTCAAGGAGGTTTTATCCGATATAGACAAATTAGAGGCTAGCAAGCTGCGCAGCAAGAACTACATTGATATGCAGCCCCTTTTTCTAGGGGTGATAGCATTTTTGGCTCTGATGCTACTCTATCAAATAAAGAGATATCTATGA
- a CDS encoding 4Fe-4S binding protein: MQYKQQGELFSYDVLKCLRTDYFHSDCRECLEICPHDAFFFDRVKLSVDFDKCTNCSVCIGVCPTEALSLDFFNPNDYVLKNQPHLSCKKDIPCLSAFDSEHFIAIALRNGKLAVDRSHCEGCVLNPENKTLESINARLQEVQDFLDECGVEITIEEQPFSEDRRRFFKAVFGAAKEVVNEESVADVQSAVERVPMKSMLLKNALKSKITEIPQKIVSTRYSFLADKAIDESCTNCGDCVQFCPTNALFFSGDGAGIWFVAGKCINCDICNDICKPKSISDKEQIDLVTYVFDRGEELIHHTIEICQECKTPFAYKGGEMICDRCKSFVDEFGDIFKLASDME; this comes from the coding sequence ATGCAGTATAAGCAGCAGGGTGAACTCTTTTCATACGATGTACTCAAGTGTTTGCGTACAGATTACTTTCATAGTGACTGTAGGGAGTGCTTGGAGATCTGCCCTCATGATGCATTCTTTTTTGATCGAGTTAAACTGAGTGTCGATTTTGATAAGTGCACCAACTGCTCAGTCTGTATCGGTGTTTGCCCTACAGAGGCACTGAGCCTAGATTTTTTCAATCCAAATGACTACGTGCTCAAAAACCAGCCACATCTTTCGTGCAAAAAAGATATCCCGTGTCTGAGTGCATTTGATAGTGAACACTTCATTGCTATTGCTTTGCGCAATGGCAAACTTGCAGTTGATAGATCCCACTGTGAGGGATGTGTGCTCAATCCAGAGAACAAAACTCTCGAATCTATCAATGCTCGCTTGCAAGAAGTGCAAGATTTTCTTGATGAATGTGGTGTAGAAATAACAATAGAAGAGCAGCCTTTTAGCGAAGATAGAAGGAGGTTTTTCAAGGCAGTTTTTGGTGCAGCTAAAGAGGTAGTAAATGAAGAGAGTGTGGCTGATGTGCAAAGTGCAGTTGAACGCGTTCCAATGAAGAGCATGCTACTCAAAAACGCACTCAAATCCAAAATCACGGAAATTCCACAAAAGATTGTAAGTACTCGTTATTCATTTTTAGCAGACAAAGCAATTGATGAGAGCTGCACAAACTGTGGAGATTGTGTGCAGTTTTGTCCGACAAATGCCCTCTTTTTCTCTGGCGATGGAGCAGGGATTTGGTTTGTAGCTGGAAAGTGTATCAACTGCGATATCTGCAACGACATCTGCAAGCCAAAATCTATCAGCGACAAAGAGCAGATCGATCTAGTTACCTATGTGTTTGATAGGGGAGAAGAGCTCATCCATCATACCATTGAGATATGCCAGGAGTGTAAAACGCCTTTTGCCTATAAAGGTGGTGAGATGATATGTGATAGATGCAAGAGCTTTGTGGATGAGTTTGGCGATATCTTCAAGCTAGCGAGCGATATGGAGTAA
- a CDS encoding molecular chaperone: MDNKARAFVYAFLSRVFSKELGKKEIEDLKNNPELLVTIGNDTLDYFQNSDTQTIQDELNIDYSSLFLVNSQPVESLVVDSTGEILVGLQNPVMFFYFENGYEIDMNQTEILAPDHLAIEFGFMQNLAYRNEDKIAKKFLQQHILAWVPPYLVAIQDVAQTPFYKDICDFTIDYLLSDYEMLKEEVSDAV, translated from the coding sequence TTGGATAATAAAGCACGCGCTTTCGTCTATGCATTTTTGTCCCGCGTCTTTAGCAAAGAACTTGGCAAAAAAGAGATAGAAGATCTCAAAAACAATCCCGAACTTTTAGTAACAATAGGCAACGATACTCTTGACTATTTTCAAAATAGTGATACCCAAACAATTCAAGATGAACTCAATATCGACTATAGTTCTCTTTTTCTTGTAAACTCCCAGCCTGTTGAATCTCTAGTGGTCGATTCTACTGGTGAAATCCTCGTGGGTTTGCAAAATCCTGTGATGTTTTTCTACTTTGAGAATGGCTATGAGATAGATATGAACCAGACTGAAATTTTGGCACCAGATCATCTGGCTATCGAGTTTGGATTCATGCAAAATCTTGCATATCGCAATGAAGACAAAATTGCTAAGAAGTTTTTGCAGCAGCACATCCTCGCTTGGGTGCCGCCATATCTTGTAGCAATACAAGATGTTGCACAGACCCCTTTTTATAAAGATATCTGTGATTTTACAATTGACTATCTTTTGAGTGATTATGAGATGCTCAAAGAGGAAGTAAGCGATGCAGTATAA
- a CDS encoding ethylbenzene dehydrogenase-related protein, which translates to MRRVVTVAAALSLAASMAMADNIVKAVKVKSLKNVKCGSKLIRKYAKFVPVAVYPQSTIKLNDKKALELNKDAKAKIVQVAAFTDGKDVAIIMRWPDKSKDIFKGYKSDIYPDGFAVQFAANAKDPQKLPYIGMGSDGRPVEIVLRKAYGQGVYEPNGKGDVAHQVNEHNVNAFGKDLKKYEKEVKKLGVRPYQKVFISEGFRSMTEIKDGSAKVRTDMHYVGKRSMWGGMVVKPVKDAYSQPTKNELAVAIAVWDGKELQRDGLKRLSSWIAVKLPGAKNSTLEEVVTEKAKGDVANGKKEFETNCASCHRDRNFQNAPLYMAPGLENIGGQTTAAYIRESILEPNAVIVPGYNRNAHPNFAWYTVDDKGNRTSTMPPFNYLDKKVVEDIVAYLQTQKAEVAK; encoded by the coding sequence ATGAGAAGAGTAGTAACAGTAGCGGCAGCTCTCAGCCTAGCTGCCTCCATGGCAATGGCAGATAACATCGTAAAGGCTGTAAAAGTTAAGAGTCTCAAAAATGTAAAATGCGGAAGTAAGCTCATTCGCAAGTATGCAAAATTTGTTCCAGTTGCTGTCTATCCACAGTCAACTATCAAGCTAAACGATAAAAAGGCACTTGAGCTCAATAAAGATGCAAAAGCGAAAATCGTGCAAGTTGCTGCATTTACCGATGGGAAAGATGTAGCAATCATTATGCGATGGCCAGATAAGAGTAAAGATATCTTCAAAGGATATAAAAGTGATATCTATCCAGATGGATTTGCTGTGCAGTTTGCAGCAAATGCGAAAGATCCACAAAAACTTCCATATATTGGTATGGGAAGTGATGGTCGCCCAGTTGAAATCGTGCTTCGTAAAGCGTATGGCCAAGGTGTATATGAGCCAAACGGCAAGGGCGATGTAGCACATCAAGTCAATGAACACAATGTGAATGCTTTTGGAAAAGACCTTAAAAAGTATGAAAAAGAGGTCAAAAAACTTGGCGTGAGACCATACCAAAAAGTATTTATAAGCGAAGGTTTCCGCTCTATGACAGAGATCAAAGATGGCTCTGCAAAAGTGCGCACTGACATGCACTACGTAGGGAAAAGATCTATGTGGGGCGGTATGGTTGTAAAACCTGTCAAAGATGCTTATTCTCAACCTACTAAAAATGAGCTTGCTGTTGCAATTGCTGTCTGGGATGGTAAAGAGTTGCAAAGAGATGGCCTCAAGAGGCTCTCAAGTTGGATAGCTGTGAAGCTTCCAGGTGCAAAAAACAGCACTCTTGAAGAGGTTGTAACAGAAAAAGCCAAAGGCGATGTTGCTAATGGAAAGAAAGAGTTTGAGACTAATTGTGCAAGCTGTCACCGTGACAGAAACTTCCAAAATGCTCCTCTTTACATGGCACCAGGCTTAGAGAATATTGGCGGACAAACAACAGCTGCATATATTAGAGAATCAATCCTTGAACCAAATGCAGTGATTGTTCCTGGGTATAATAGAAATGCTCATCCAAACTTTGCATGGTATACAGTGGATGATAAAGGTAACAGAACTTCAACTATGCCACCATTCAACTATCTTGATAAAAAAGTTGTAGAAGATATCGTGGCATATCTGCAGACACAAAAAGCGGAGGTTGCAAAATGA
- a CDS encoding 4Fe-4S dicluster domain-containing protein: protein MSKRQLAMVMDLNKCIGCQTCTVACKTQWTNRNGREYMYWNNVETYPGAGYPKNWMELGGGFDAAGDLQPGIIPNIEADYGVPWDYNYDSLAEQNLLSDNPEPAFRPDQSPTWGPNWDEDEGAGEFPRDNYFFYLPRICNHCSNPGCLSACPRDAIFKREEDGVVLVDLDRCQGYRYCIAGCPYKKIYFNPKISKSEKCILCFPRIEQGLPPACAQSCVGRIRFVGFLDDEESQVYKLVHKYKVALPLRPDYGTQPNVYYVPPVDSPPKFDAEGKIIEGSERVPMEELEKLFGPAVHEAIKTIKAEREKRKKTGKSELMDILIAYQHQDMFRLDHNYYVEVAKQKGMKPLPLVDERYVAGKHTKPSSISHFKVHA, encoded by the coding sequence ATGTCTAAAAGACAATTAGCAATGGTAATGGATCTGAACAAATGTATCGGATGCCAAACATGTACAGTTGCATGTAAAACACAATGGACCAACAGAAATGGTCGCGAATATATGTATTGGAACAACGTAGAAACCTACCCCGGCGCTGGCTATCCAAAGAACTGGATGGAGCTTGGGGGTGGATTTGATGCGGCTGGAGATCTCCAGCCAGGTATTATTCCAAATATTGAAGCTGACTACGGGGTGCCTTGGGATTACAATTATGACTCACTCGCTGAGCAAAACCTCCTCAGCGACAATCCAGAACCTGCTTTTAGGCCAGATCAAAGCCCTACATGGGGACCAAACTGGGACGAAGATGAGGGTGCTGGTGAGTTCCCAAGAGACAACTACTTCTTCTATCTTCCAAGGATTTGTAACCACTGTTCAAATCCTGGATGTTTGAGCGCTTGCCCAAGAGATGCGATATTCAAGCGTGAAGAGGATGGTGTAGTCCTCGTTGACCTTGATAGATGTCAAGGATACCGCTACTGTATTGCAGGATGTCCTTATAAAAAGATCTATTTCAATCCAAAGATTTCTAAGAGTGAAAAATGTATCCTCTGTTTCCCAAGAATTGAGCAAGGTCTTCCACCAGCTTGTGCACAAAGCTGTGTTGGTCGTATCCGCTTCGTAGGATTTTTGGATGATGAGGAGAGTCAAGTATATAAACTTGTGCACAAATATAAAGTAGCGCTACCACTGAGACCAGATTATGGAACACAGCCAAATGTATACTATGTTCCGCCAGTAGATTCGCCACCAAAATTTGATGCAGAGGGCAAAATCATCGAAGGTAGCGAGAGAGTACCTATGGAAGAGCTTGAAAAACTTTTTGGTCCAGCGGTGCATGAAGCTATCAAAACAATCAAAGCTGAGCGTGAAAAGCGTAAAAAAACCGGAAAATCTGAACTCATGGATATCTTGATTGCATATCAGCATCAAGATATGTTCAGACTCGATCACAACTACTATGTTGAAGTGGCAAAACAAAAAGGTATGAAGCCTCTTCCATTAGTTGATGAAAGATATGTGGCTGGAAAGCATACAAAACCATCTTCAATATCTCACTTTAAGGTGCACGCATGA
- a CDS encoding molybdopterin dinucleotide binding domain-containing protein has translation MYEIIKNKMYKPGFMKIYTDLPFLVREDNGKLLRRSDIEEPKNEEEKEAFEEEFYTMNKKTGKIALMPGCEGSKEKTLDIREFGIDPELEGEWEVTLKDGSKVKVTTVFEKLKKNVEQFAPEKTKDITGVHPDTVRQLAKDIALPKVVEITTGFSLNKYYNGILNIWNIASICGLTGRLGPYGGLNTENEFSLSGLGALSGFGGKYKPRFGSGFVGEFVFGDGMKTFKEYFSNEDVKRATGGKISKDEYIKIVEEALKAGEDGKDRTEEELYYKPWWTPEVAIIVADSKFRRNKGSEYRKAFLKKTKFFAYVDYKMSEAAMFADILLPAKSHYEVYDIRTSPGYHRFTNLAQPIANMKPVGEAKDEWSMFAFIAKKLEEIANKPGNKEKAKVPDSKKYARTGYRDLANFYKEYTNTDEESEAAMEPYLGTDKLAVEAALEKCEQYKPWTMEKMYAAGGFLQLNEKAAKLSPLYADRPYNSGEFTLFKFERFETLTGRQTFYVDHPTYLKLTNGTNYALKPLAPQNKKNPFMLMTPHARWSIHSNWKNSRTLQRLQRGVPYVHVNRKIAEMKGIKDGDTIRIFNELGEFYAMAKVSSSVAPDTLVMEHGWEPYQYLFNKGHNEVVPMSLNLLELADGWGHLKFGGLWDGNQYAYDGAVDIEKSTKFTY, from the coding sequence ATGTATGAAATCATTAAAAACAAAATGTACAAACCAGGCTTTATGAAAATCTACACTGACCTTCCATTCTTAGTTCGTGAAGACAATGGCAAACTTCTTCGCAGAAGCGATATAGAAGAGCCTAAAAACGAAGAGGAAAAAGAGGCGTTTGAAGAAGAGTTCTATACAATGAACAAGAAAACTGGCAAAATTGCCCTCATGCCAGGATGTGAAGGAAGCAAAGAGAAGACTCTTGATATTAGAGAGTTTGGAATCGATCCAGAGCTTGAAGGAGAGTGGGAGGTAACTCTCAAAGATGGATCAAAAGTAAAAGTTACTACAGTTTTTGAAAAACTGAAAAAAAATGTAGAGCAGTTTGCTCCAGAAAAGACAAAAGATATCACAGGCGTTCACCCTGATACTGTTCGCCAGCTTGCAAAAGATATCGCACTACCAAAAGTTGTAGAGATCACAACAGGTTTCTCACTCAACAAATACTACAACGGTATTCTCAACATCTGGAATATCGCTTCAATCTGTGGTCTTACAGGTCGCCTTGGGCCATACGGTGGTCTTAACACTGAGAACGAATTTAGCTTGAGTGGTCTTGGTGCACTCTCAGGCTTCGGTGGTAAGTACAAACCACGCTTTGGATCTGGATTTGTGGGTGAGTTTGTATTTGGTGATGGTATGAAAACATTTAAAGAATACTTCAGCAATGAAGATGTTAAACGAGCTACCGGCGGTAAAATCAGTAAAGATGAGTATATAAAAATAGTTGAAGAAGCACTCAAAGCTGGCGAAGACGGAAAAGATAGAACAGAGGAAGAGCTCTACTATAAACCTTGGTGGACACCTGAAGTTGCTATCATAGTTGCAGACTCTAAATTTAGACGTAACAAAGGAAGTGAGTACAGAAAAGCATTCCTCAAGAAAACTAAATTCTTTGCATATGTTGACTATAAAATGAGTGAAGCAGCAATGTTTGCTGATATCTTGCTTCCAGCAAAATCCCACTATGAAGTATATGATATTCGTACAAGCCCCGGGTATCATAGATTTACAAACCTTGCTCAGCCTATTGCCAATATGAAGCCTGTTGGTGAGGCAAAAGATGAGTGGAGTATGTTTGCATTTATCGCGAAAAAACTTGAAGAGATTGCAAACAAACCAGGCAATAAAGAGAAAGCAAAAGTTCCTGATAGTAAAAAATATGCTAGAACTGGATATCGCGATCTAGCAAACTTCTACAAAGAGTACACAAATACTGACGAAGAGTCTGAAGCTGCAATGGAACCATATCTTGGAACTGATAAACTCGCAGTAGAAGCAGCTCTTGAGAAGTGTGAACAGTATAAGCCTTGGACAATGGAAAAGATGTATGCAGCGGGTGGTTTCTTGCAGCTTAATGAAAAAGCAGCAAAACTCTCACCACTCTATGCAGATAGACCATACAATTCAGGAGAATTTACACTCTTCAAATTTGAAAGATTTGAGACTCTCACTGGTCGTCAAACATTCTATGTAGATCATCCTACATATCTCAAGCTTACAAACGGTACAAACTATGCGCTCAAACCTCTAGCGCCACAAAACAAAAAGAATCCTTTCATGCTTATGACACCACACGCACGATGGTCAATCCATTCTAACTGGAAAAACAGTAGAACGCTGCAAAGACTCCAAAGAGGTGTTCCTTACGTGCATGTTAATAGAAAAATAGCTGAGATGAAGGGTATCAAGGATGGTGATACCATCAGAATCTTCAACGAGCTTGGAGAGTTCTACGCTATGGCAAAAGTAAGCTCATCTGTTGCACCAGATACACTGGTAATGGAGCATGGATGGGAGCCGTATCAGTATCTCTTCAATAAAGGGCACAATGAAGTAGTTCCAATGTCACTCAACCTTCTTGAGCTAGCCGATGGTTGGGGACACTTGAAATTTGGCGGTCTTTGGGATGGTAACCAGTATGCCTATGATGGCGCAGTTGATATAGAAAAATCTACGAAGTTTACATATTAA
- a CDS encoding molybdopterin-dependent oxidoreductase, with translation MNTQRRDFLKISGATAALVASSGSLFAKTDVIKVENGKNNYPNTTYTEQMYRNEFGFTYGNKEEHGYAYHCVNCQGNCAWEVWGNNGVVTRENQSARYPRINPKVPDFNPRGCNKGIQHSQVMYEKDRILYPMKRVGKRGEGKWKRISWDEAAQIVAQKIFDTMTDPKKGPGRIMVHAGTGLLTEGRRGAPLRFSTQLGAYRIYPASYLGDMFSGAAVAYGEGNVGCTYDFMYQVDTAVFWGGNPSVSRIPDAHFVWEGKYNGAKVIVITPEFNGSAKSADLWIPN, from the coding sequence ATGAATACGCAAAGAAGAGATTTTCTCAAGATTTCTGGTGCTACTGCAGCGCTTGTTGCAAGCAGCGGAAGCCTTTTTGCAAAAACAGATGTAATAAAAGTAGAAAATGGTAAAAACAACTACCCAAATACTACTTACACCGAGCAGATGTATCGTAATGAATTTGGGTTTACGTATGGAAACAAAGAGGAGCATGGCTACGCATATCACTGCGTAAACTGTCAAGGTAACTGTGCTTGGGAAGTATGGGGAAACAACGGTGTTGTTACTCGTGAGAACCAGAGTGCACGCTATCCACGCATCAATCCGAAAGTTCCAGATTTTAACCCACGTGGATGTAACAAAGGTATCCAACACTCTCAAGTAATGTATGAAAAAGATCGCATCCTTTATCCTATGAAAAGAGTAGGTAAAAGAGGTGAGGGTAAATGGAAGAGAATTAGCTGGGATGAAGCAGCCCAAATTGTTGCTCAAAAGATTTTTGATACTATGACAGATCCGAAAAAGGGTCCGGGACGCATTATGGTGCATGCAGGTACCGGGCTTTTGACTGAAGGTAGACGTGGTGCGCCTCTTCGCTTCTCTACTCAACTTGGTGCATACAGAATCTATCCAGCTTCATATCTTGGCGATATGTTTAGTGGTGCTGCAGTTGCATATGGTGAAGGAAACGTTGGATGTACATATGACTTCATGTATCAAGTAGATACTGCAGTATTTTGGGGTGGGAACCCAAGCGTATCAAGAATTCCAGATGCACACTTTGTATGGGAAGGTAAATATAACGGTGCAAAAGTAATCGTTATTACTCCAGAATTCAACGGTTCAGCTAAATCAGCAGATCTTTGGATCCCTAATTAA
- a CDS encoding sulfurtransferase has product MKRLIQALMVLALMAGASFADKLTISAKDAYKLIGKPGVMFVSGDSETAFENGHIRGSVNMYAHHLHHSDIMGRMHCAPLFQCPKDAEHYIGAHGIDNDTTIIAYDNWRGPNATGVLAFFKSYGHKKVYVLDGGVDAIKALDPNQQKYNQLKEESRKIKKAYKKAKKAGDMAKYKELKAKYKELKAQMKALEPKLIVQRGIKKVDLGNGHFAYLPPESEAKITPKHYKIDPKHIDLSWVAGKDEVYHAVQDRLKNGDKSKYVIIDTRSMIEIIGERKMDNVARGGHVPTAKFIEWKNITDFKRHKSFRTKEELEKLFKKYGVTKDKTIYAYCQVGTGRGSDIITALKLLGYPNAKVYSGSWDEWGNDMNLPIRR; this is encoded by the coding sequence ATGAAGAGGTTGATCCAAGCCCTTATGGTGCTTGCGTTGATGGCTGGCGCTTCTTTTGCAGACAAATTAACTATTAGTGCAAAAGATGCGTATAAGCTCATCGGTAAGCCAGGTGTCATGTTTGTAAGTGGGGATAGTGAGACTGCTTTTGAGAACGGGCATATCAGAGGCTCAGTCAATATGTATGCACACCATTTGCACCATTCAGATATTATGGGGCGTATGCATTGTGCACCACTCTTTCAGTGTCCAAAAGATGCTGAACACTATATAGGTGCTCACGGTATCGACAATGATACTACAATAATCGCATACGATAACTGGAGAGGGCCAAACGCAACTGGAGTCTTGGCATTTTTCAAAAGTTACGGACACAAAAAAGTATATGTTCTCGATGGTGGAGTTGATGCGATAAAAGCACTCGATCCAAATCAGCAAAAATATAACCAGCTCAAAGAGGAGTCAAGAAAGATCAAAAAAGCTTACAAAAAAGCTAAAAAAGCTGGTGATATGGCGAAATATAAAGAGCTCAAAGCAAAATATAAAGAGCTCAAAGCACAGATGAAAGCACTCGAGCCAAAACTCATCGTGCAAAGAGGTATCAAAAAAGTTGATCTTGGCAACGGACACTTTGCATATTTGCCACCTGAGAGTGAAGCAAAAATCACTCCCAAACACTATAAAATCGATCCAAAACATATCGATCTTAGCTGGGTAGCTGGCAAAGATGAGGTATATCATGCAGTACAAGATCGCCTCAAAAATGGTGATAAGAGTAAATATGTCATCATCGATACAAGAAGCATGATCGAAATCATCGGTGAGAGAAAAATGGACAATGTTGCACGCGGTGGACACGTTCCGACTGCTAAGTTTATCGAGTGGAAAAATATCACAGATTTCAAAAGACACAAAAGCTTTAGAACAAAAGAGGAGCTTGAAAAGCTTTTCAAAAAATATGGTGTTACAAAAGACAAAACCATCTATGCTTACTGTCAAGTCGGTACAGGACGCGGATCTGACATCATCACAGCTCTTAAATTGCTTGGATATCCAAATGCAAAAGTATATAGCGGTAGCTGGGATGAGTGGGGCAACGATATGAATCTACCTATTAGACGATAA